Within the Sulfurihydrogenibium sp. genome, the region TTCTTTCAAACTTTTAACAACCTCTCTCATACCTTTTTCTGCATCTTCTCTTTTTTTAGGGTCTGTGCCAATATATAAAACAACTGTGCCAATGTTTAATCTTACCGGAAAGTAAGAACCTGTTGCGTATGCAAGTCCTCTTTTTTCTCTTAGCTCTTGAAACATACGAGAAGTAAAGCCGCTTCCAAGAATTCCGTTTAATACTCTAAATGGAATGTAATCTTTATCTAAAAGAGTTGGAGCGTTATATGCAATTAAAATGGTTGATTGTTGACCTTCTCTGTGAACTGTAATACATGGGCTATCTTCGATAACCTTATCAACTTTTGGAAAGCTAAAATGCTCCTTTTTTGGTAGCTTTGAGAAATTATATAACTGATTTTCAAATTCTTTAAATGAAGCATCCCCAACTATTGAAATAACTATCCTATTACTGTTTAAAAGCTCATTCCACCTTTTTTTCACATCTTCCAATGTTATCTTATTCAACGATTCTTCTGTTCCAAGTGGGCTATATTGGTAGTTTGTATCTTTATATATCACTTTTCTTAACTCATCAAAGGCGATTGAAAATCCTTCTTCTTTTTTTGCTCTTATTTGTGCGATTATATTGCCTTTTTCTTGAGAAAATTTATCTTCCGGAAATAATGGGTTTTCTAAAATATCCATTAAAATTTCAACAGCCTTAGGAAAATTATCTACAGTGGTAGCAAATTCAATGTTTGAAAAATCTTCCCCGGATGAAGAGGATATATACCCACCGCTGTCTTCAAAAAATTTGTTTATATCATAATCTGAATATTTCTTTGAACCTTTTAATAACAATTTTAATGTCAAATTTGTGAGACCGGCTTTTTCTGTTCCATCTTCAAAGCTTCCACCTCTAATAAATATACTACCGGCTATTATTCCTTTCCCTTGCGTTTGTTTGTATATTAAAGTCAAATTATTTGGATATATTACTTTAATCACTCTTTCTCCTCCAAATGACAATTGGGATAAAACAAAAAACAACAAGAATGCAAGTGTCAATCTTTTCATATCTTAACTCCTAAATCTTTAAATTAGTATATCATATTTGGCACTCATATACGTTGGGTGAGAAATCGAAAACGCAGAAAAATTCATGAATTGTCAAGTCATACCTAGAGCGTTTTAATTTTTTTAAGCTTACCTTTATGTGTAATCCTGAAGTCAGAGGCCGAAGGATCTACTCTTTTAAAAAGAGAAGAAACGAGATTCTTCGCTTGTGTTTGAATGACTATGTTGTTTTTGACAGTCTGGTTTGTCAAAATTTTAATTTCTAAATTGAATATTATTAAATAACATTTTTCAACCTTCATTGTTACTATCTAATACCATCTTGTATGCTTGATTCTTAGGCAATTTATACTCATCAGCGATAATCTTTGCTATTTCTTTTGACTTTAAGCTTTGATTTTTTAACTCTATTATTCTTCTTTTTATTTCATCTTCATCTATAGTAACTTCCTTTTCTGATGGATGAACAAGAATAACAAACTCACCTTTTATCTTGTCTGGATTTTTTTCAAAAAAATCTAAAATTTCAAAAGGATTACCAATGATAAACTCTTCATGAATCTTTGTAAGCTCCTTTGCAACAACGATATTAGCTTTTTCATCAAGCTCTTTTATAAGATTGACAGTATCTACAACTCTATTTGGACTTTCATAGAGTATTAAGGTTGCATCTAACTCTATATATTTTTTCAAAACCTTTTCTTTGTGAGACCCTTTTTGTGGAAGAAATCCTAAGAAAAGGAATTTATCTGATGGTAATCCTGAGGCAGATAGTGCTACAGCTCCTGCAAATGGACCAGGAATTGGCACAACTTTTATATTATTTTCTCTTGCCTTTTTTACAACTCTATAACCAGGGTCTGAAATGCAAGGAGTTCCAGCGTCAGAAATCAACGCTACATCTTCTTTTTCTAAAATCTTTAATATCTTTTCTGATGCTTCTTCTTCGTTATGCTCGTGATAGCTAATTAGATGTTTATCTTCTATGCCATAAAAATTTAGAAGTTTTTTTGTTTGTCTTGTGTCTTCACAAGCTATATATTTAACCTTTTTAAGTGTATCTAAGGCTCTAAATGAGATATCCTGAAGATTTCCGATGGGCGTTGCAACAACGTACAAAACAGCCATTACGGTAATTTTAACATATTATTTTGAATACTGCCATAGCCTACAAAAACATTATTTTTATATACAGCGACCTTACCATCTGGAAAGTATTTTTTAGAGTTTATGGTATTTACTTTAGAATAAGAAAGCTCTAATCTGTCAATATTTACCAGCTTTGATGTATAAGGTTCAATAACTGTCTTGTCGTACAATTTCACTACTCTCTCATTTTCTTTGATGTATAAAGCTACATCATTTAATC harbors:
- a CDS encoding pitrilysin family protein, with the translated sequence MKRLTLAFLLFFVLSQLSFGGERVIKVIYPNNLTLIYKQTQGKGIIAGSIFIRGGSFEDGTEKAGLTNLTLKLLLKGSKKYSDYDINKFFEDSGGYISSSSGEDFSNIEFATTVDNFPKAVEILMDILENPLFPEDKFSQEKGNIIAQIRAKKEEGFSIAFDELRKVIYKDTNYQYSPLGTEESLNKITLEDVKKRWNELLNSNRIVISIVGDASFKEFENQLYNFSKLPKKEHFSFPKVDKVIEDSPCITVHREGQQSTILIAYNAPTLLDKDYIPFRVLNGILGSGFTSRMFQELREKRGLAYATGSYFPVRLNIGTVVLYIGTDPKKREDAEKGMREVVKSLKEGIKEEEIKTSKEKILGTFMMDHQTRSKQAYYLGWFETVGLGYQMDKNYPNLIKNVKLKDLTKLTTKYFTKSSCIIVSP
- the rsmI gene encoding 16S rRNA (cytidine(1402)-2'-O)-methyltransferase, whose translation is MAVLYVVATPIGNLQDISFRALDTLKKVKYIACEDTRQTKKLLNFYGIEDKHLISYHEHNEEEASEKILKILEKEDVALISDAGTPCISDPGYRVVKKARENNIKVVPIPGPFAGAVALSASGLPSDKFLFLGFLPQKGSHKEKVLKKYIELDATLILYESPNRVVDTVNLIKELDEKANIVVAKELTKIHEEFIIGNPFEILDFFEKNPDKIKGEFVILVHPSEKEVTIDEDEIKRRIIELKNQSLKSKEIAKIIADEYKLPKNQAYKMVLDSNNEG